A stretch of the Penaeus monodon isolate SGIC_2016 unplaced genomic scaffold, NSTDA_Pmon_1 PmonScaffold_21516, whole genome shotgun sequence genome encodes the following:
- the LOC119570067 gene encoding LOW QUALITY PROTEIN: probable ATP-dependent RNA helicase DDX23 (The sequence of the model RefSeq protein was modified relative to this genomic sequence to represent the inferred CDS: inserted 2 bases in 2 codons), translating to MRKKQDDERKSREQMYQEGRRELEQALRQEDPRERDRHRRDREPRENKEDLELEKKKQLERDAVNERYLGIVKKKKKVRRLNDRKFVFDWDAGEDTSVDYNELYINKHLVHFFGRGHFGGLDLKEQKKVQSKFYGNYIEHRRTQADKDQEIIRMKKEQKKEDKXEMGDRHWSEKVPEQMTERDWRIFREDYNIAIKGGRIPNPIRKGSESNIKKEILDIISSGGYTDHTPIQRQAIPIGLQNRDIIGVAETGSGKTLAFLIPLLEWIQSLPKIARLEDADQGPYALVLAPTRELAQXIEEETTKFGGPLGIRTVAVIGGLSREEQGMKLRMGCEIVIATPGRLVDVLENRYLVLNQCTYVVFDEADKMIDMGFEPDVQKILKFMPVTNEKPDNDDAEDEDKLLQNFLSKHKYRQTVMFTATMPPAVERMARQYLRRPAYVYIGSVGKPVERVEQIVYMVSEQEKRKKLLDILKRGITPPVLIFVNQKKGADVLARGLEKLGYNATTLHGGKGQEQREHALANLKSGAKDILVATDVAGRGIDIKDVSLVINYDMAKNIEDYTHRIGRTGRAGKHGKAISFLTKDDSHLFYDLKQLILTSPVSTCPPELANHSEAQHKPGTVMTKKRREEKIFA from the exons ATGCGGAAGAAGCAGGATGATGAGCGGAAGAGTCGCGAACAGATGTACCAAGAAGGGCGGCGTGAGCTCGAGCAGGCCCTCCGACAGGAAGACCCTCGGGAACGTGACCGCCACAGGAGAGACCGTGAGCCCCGAGAGAACAAAGAAGACCTGGAgttggagaagaagaagcagctgGAGAGAGATGCGGTCAACGAGAGGTACTTGGGCatcgtaaagaagaagaagaaggtccGCAGACTGAACGACCGTAAGTTTGTCTTCGACTGGGATGCCGGCGAGGACACGTCCGTGGACTACAATGAGCTTTATATTAACAAGCATCTCGTACACTTTTTCGGCCGGGGACACTTCGGAGGGTTGGATCTGAAGGAGCAGAAGAAGGTCCAGTCGAAGTTCTACGGGAATTACATCGAGCATCGCCGCACTCAGGCCGACAAGGACCAGGAGATCATTCGCatgaagaaggagcagaagaaggaagata aagagatgGGAGACCGGCACTGGAGCGAGAAAGTGCCAGAACAGATGACGGAGCGAGATTGGCGTATTTTCAGGGAGGATTACAATATCGCTATTAAGGGCGGGCGCATTCCCAACCCCATCAGAAAAGGGTCTGAATCcaacataaagaaagaaatccTGGATATCATTTCCAGCGGGGGGTACACAGATCATACGCCCATTCAGCGGCAGGCCATTCCCATCGGCCTGCAGAATCGAGATATCATTGGTGTGGCCGAGACGGGTTCAGGTAAGACTTTGGCCTTCCTAATTCCTCTCCTGGAATGGATTCAGTCTTTGCCAAAGATTGCTCGCCTGGAGGATGCGGATCAGGGTCCGTACGCCCTGGTTCTGGCTCCAACACGTGAGTTGGCGC AGATTGAGGAGGAAACAACAAAGTTTGGTGGACCTCTGGGTATACGTACTGTTGCGGTCATTGGTGGTTTGTCTCGAGAAGAGCAGGGCATGAAGTTGCGAATGGGTTGTGAGATCGTTATTGCCACGCCAGGTCGTCTTGTGGACGTGCTAGAAAACCGGTATCTCGTGCTGAACCAGTGTACATATGTTGTGTTTGATGAGGCCGACAAAATGATTGACATGGGTTTCGAGCCTGACGTCCAGAAAATCCTTAAATTCATGCCAGTAACTAACGAGAAACCGGATAACGACGATGCAGAAGACGAGGATAAATTGCTTCAGAATTTCCTCtcaaaacacaaatacagacaaactGTCATGTTTACCGCTACTATGCCTCCCGCAGTAGAGAGGATGGCAAGGCAGTACCTGCGTCGACCGGCGTACGTATACATTGGTTCGGTTGGCAAGCCTGTGGAGCGCGTGGAACAGATAGTGTACATGGTCAGCGAACAGGAGAAGCGCAAGAAGCTGCTCGACATCCTGAAGCGCGGCATTACCCCTCCAGTGCTGATCTTCGTCAACCAGAAGAAGGGCGCGGACGTGTTAGCGCGAGGTCTGGAGAAGCTGGGATACAACGCGACCACACTCCACGGAGGAAAAGGACAGGAGCAGCGTGAGCACGCCTTGGCCAACCTCAAATCCGGTGCCAAGGATATCCTCGTGGCCACCGACGTCGCCGGTCGAGGTATCGATATCAAGGACGTGTCGCTGGTCATTAACTACGACATGGCCAAGAACATCGAGGATTATACCCACAGAATCGGTAGGACGGGTCGTGCTGGTAAGCATGGCAAGGCTATTTCCTTCTTGACCAAAGACGATTCGCACCTTTTCTACGACCTGAAACAGCTAATACTGACCTCCCCCGTGTCCACTTGCCCGCCGGAGCTGGCTAACCACTCCGAGGCGCAACACAAGCCAGGTACTGTCATGAccaagaagcgaagagaagagaagatatttGCATAA